Proteins encoded by one window of Cylindrospermum stagnale PCC 7417:
- a CDS encoding sulfite exporter TauE/SafE family protein, with protein sequence MNILEFSLLVWLGAFSAGLVGALTGLGGGIVIVPLLTSVFGVDIRYAVGASLVSVIATSLGAASTYIKKGYTNLRLGMFLEVATTIGAIVGALIATFISVKILTIVLAIVLIYSAYLSQQPRLEHPEDESADPLADYLKLNSTYPTPDGLMSYKVHSIPAGFGVMLIAGVLSGLLGIGSGGFKVLAMDQTMRLPFKVSTTTSNFMIGVTAAASAGVYLARGYIDPALSMPIMLGVLPGAFLGARILVGAKTQILRIIFSFVLVVMALKMVYNSLIGGL encoded by the coding sequence TTGAATATTCTGGAATTTTCTTTACTAGTCTGGCTAGGAGCATTTAGCGCTGGCTTGGTAGGGGCGCTAACTGGGTTAGGGGGCGGGATAGTAATTGTTCCCTTATTAACTTCAGTATTTGGTGTTGATATTCGCTACGCGGTTGGTGCTTCCCTCGTGTCAGTAATCGCTACGTCCTTGGGAGCAGCATCTACATACATTAAAAAAGGCTACACCAATTTGCGATTGGGAATGTTTTTAGAGGTAGCGACAACCATTGGCGCCATAGTCGGAGCCTTGATTGCCACCTTTATTTCCGTGAAAATTCTGACTATCGTGTTGGCAATTGTGCTAATTTATTCAGCATACCTTTCTCAACAGCCTAGACTCGAACACCCTGAAGATGAGTCAGCAGATCCTCTAGCAGACTATCTGAAACTCAATAGTACTTACCCAACCCCTGATGGACTGATGTCTTACAAAGTGCATTCTATCCCAGCGGGATTTGGCGTGATGTTAATAGCTGGAGTGCTTTCTGGATTGCTGGGTATTGGTTCAGGAGGTTTCAAGGTATTAGCAATGGATCAAACCATGCGTTTACCCTTCAAAGTGTCTACCACCACTAGTAATTTTATGATCGGTGTCACAGCCGCAGCATCAGCAGGAGTTTACCTAGCACGGGGTTACATTGATCCAGCGCTGTCTATGCCGATTATGTTAGGGGTATTGCCTGGTGCTTTTTTGGGTGCAAGAATCCTCGTAGGAGCTAAAACCCAGATTTTAAGAATTATCTTCAGTTTTGTACTGGTGGTAATGGCTTTGAAGATGGTCTACAACAGTCTAATAGGGGGGCTGTAA
- a CDS encoding DUF1634 domain-containing protein has product MYKFNSSAQWKSSAQPETEVVALALEPEDADQLKEQQVSTLSQIPNSCEIEVNQNLNKTPSEQQLEILLSDLLKYGVLIASAVVLLGGILYLIRHGTEPAEYQIFRGEPSEFRSPAGVVNAVLSGSRRGIIQLGLLILIATPVLRVIISLLTFLLQREFIYVIVTSLVLASLTYSLIGAYY; this is encoded by the coding sequence ATGTATAAATTTAATTCTAGCGCTCAGTGGAAGTCATCAGCACAGCCAGAAACGGAAGTGGTAGCACTAGCCTTGGAGCCAGAAGATGCCGATCAGTTAAAAGAACAGCAAGTCAGCACCTTGTCACAGATACCTAATAGCTGTGAAATTGAGGTTAATCAGAACCTTAACAAAACACCAAGCGAGCAGCAACTAGAAATTTTACTCAGCGACTTGCTCAAATATGGAGTTCTGATTGCTAGCGCTGTCGTCTTGCTAGGGGGCATACTGTATTTGATTCGCCACGGTACCGAACCTGCTGAATATCAGATTTTTCGAGGAGAACCATCGGAATTTCGCTCGCCAGCCGGTGTAGTGAATGCAGTTTTATCTGGTAGCCGCCGTGGCATTATTCAACTTGGACTATTGATCCTAATTGCTACTCCAGTTTTGCGCGTGATAATTTCTCTATTAACTTTTTTACTACAACGAGAATTTATCTATGTGATTGTCACATCTCTAGTTCTGGCTAGTCTAACTTATAGCCTGATAGGAGCCTATTATTAA